Proteins encoded within one genomic window of Oscarella lobularis chromosome 6, ooOscLobu1.1, whole genome shotgun sequence:
- the LOC136188205 gene encoding ATP-dependent DNA helicase PIF2-like: protein MFAIMLHMCRISDPLALWNAHKQSMAEEYLHAQRRLASNNTLPFSEAIFNRALIYIEDKLLTFPGGLPLKDYGLPTPERENANTNHSSREIAPEFAYHVDLLRSTVTRDEAALTEDQRRAYDAILHSIESPEASVIFLDAPGGTGKTYLINLILAKVRSQGHVALAVASSGIAATLLTGGKTAHYVFKLPLNITRYENPSCQIGKNTDRTTLLRLAKVVVWDECTMSNKKAFEAVDRTLRDIRGDDRLMGGLSFILAGDFRQTLPIVPKGTKADEIHACLKSSAKLWPHVTTLRLRTNMRVHLFGDSDSGAYSNLLLDIGSGTIPTNPTDGLIEIPCGQHLSSLHDLISAVFPDLSTKYSDTKWLCKRAILAPTNEAVNEINDTLLTHIPTLQIVYTSFDTTVDADDAVNFPV, encoded by the coding sequence ATGTTCGCCATCATGCTACACATGTGTCGAATTTCCGATCCACTCGCACTGTGGAACGCTCACAAGCAATCCATGGCCGAAGAGTACCTTCATGCTCAGCGACGACTTGCATCAAACAATACTTTGCCTTTCAGTGAAGCAATTTTCAATCGCGCACTCATTTACATAGAAGACAAATTACTTACTTTTCCCGGAGGCTTGCCGCTGAAAGATTACGGTTTACCTACgcctgaaagagaaaatgcgAATACCAATCACTCATCAAGAGAGATTGCACCAGAATTTGCCTACCACGTTGACCTTCTCCGTTCGACAGTCACACGCGACGAGGCTGCGCTAACCGAAGATCAACGCAGAGCATACGACGCAATTCTACACTCGATAGAATCTCCAGAAGCCTCTGTCATTTTTTTAGACGCACCAGGAGGCACGGGAAAAACCTACCTTATTAATCTTATTCTAGCAAAAGTCAGATCCCAGGGACATGTTgcactcgccgtcgcctcttcGGGAATTGCTGCGACACTATTGACAGGTGGAAAAACTGCTCATTATGTATTCAAACTTCCTCTCAACATAACACGCTACGAAAATCCCTCCTGCCAAATTGGAAAGAACACCGATAGAACAACCTTACTTCGCCTAGCAAAAGTAGTCGTGTGGGACGAATGCACGATGTCAAATAAGAAAGCTTTTGAAGCCGTCGATCGGACTCTGCGCGATATTCGCGGAGACGATCGTCTCATGGGCGGCCTATCTTTCATTCTCGCCGGAGATTTTCGACAAACTTTGCCTATCGTTCCAAAGGGCACAAAAGCGGACGAAATTCATGCTTGCCTCAAGTCATCCGCCAAACTATGGCCACACGTTACCACCCTCCGTCTTCGCACCAACATGCGCGTTCATCTATTTGGCGACTCTGACTCTGGTGCATATTCTAATCTCCTCCTCGACATTGGAAGCGGCACAATTCCTACCAATCCTACTGATGGACTCATTGAAATCCCGTGCGGTCAACACCTTTCCTCCCTTCACGACCTCATTTCGGCAGTCTTTCCCGACCTCTCTACAAAGTACTCAGACACAAAATGGCTTTGCAAACGAGCCATATTAGCACCTACCAATGAAGCCGTCAACGAAATAAACGACACCCTCCTAACACACATTCCGACTCTCCAAATTGTTTATACCTCTTTCGACACTACCGTAGATGCCGACGATGCCGTCAACTTTCCTGTGTAA